The window aaatttctTTAACCATTTCAAGTTTGGCCAGAGTTATATCTGCATCTTTGGTCTGGATATTATTTgtaaatttgataattttaaagCCTGCATCTTcatatattttgattttattttgcgATTCAAGATAAATTAGCACCATATTCATAGaaaattcatccaattttttttcatcaaatacatttttgttgaccatatttataaattttgaataacTCATGCAAGtagtttcaatgtttttgataTAAGATTCTATGCTTTCcgaaatgatttgaatagTTTCGACATTGATAAGACGATAATCTTGATGAATAgacaaaattttatcatcgttggagtgaccatcatcatcttttgttGATAACCAATTCCAACCAAAGGTAATTGGTTTCATGATCAATGAGTTCAGGGCCCAATTAGCTAATAAACTTGTTCTATTTGATtctgaacattttttttgattgacaatATCGTCTTTAAAtaggattttattttgtcgttTCATATGTGAGACCACTAGCTTTATGCAGTCTAAATGTGGTAATCTTTCATCACGATTAAAATTTTGacgaatttcatcaattgtgAACACAACTTTACGATCGAAAAGGCACcatttgttgatcaaattaATCCAAaagttcattttcaaatccCAGCCTTCAGGATTAATTTCACGAATTCGAAATGgatgaaataaaacatccattcttttatcatcattccaaCAATCGGGTAAGTATGGTCTTTCGATAAAATCGGCACtattatcgataatttttacAGGTGATTTAATGCTACGATTGAATTTATCCATCCTAGTCgtataaaaaatgatgatgacaataaaaaaaaacttaacaacaaaaatcaaaacatcaGAATCAAaccaaatagaaaaaaaataaatataaaaaggAGTGATGTTGTCAATGCTGCTGTGCAATAcatgcaaaaaaataaacatattTTCAAGTGTATGCAAAACTCGCTACCAGAtggcattattatttaaaaatgaaaaaaaaacatttttatattttcacaATAAGAATGAcacatttcaacaacaaaaaaaatgtataaatTGTTTGGTTGAACGATTTAATAATGGtcaagaaaaataatgaatgaatgaaaaccaTTTTGGGTATTTGTGTTTTTATgtctcaacaacaaacgtTCTCTTTCGTTATAgagataaaataaaacaattccAGAAACAATATTTGCTCAAGTAATTTGatattgtaattttttccaattgaacTTGGTATACTGactttttttccgttttcaTTCTTTGTGTTTGTGGTACCAACAACAcacatgaataataaatcaatttaaaattttaaacaaaagATTAAAATTTTACCAAATTaaccatgaaaaaaaaccggaaaaCTTGGtcaaattacaaaaattttaattataatccatgatgatttggattatgttgtttttaatttaattttctatcaaaaatcataataTCAACAATTATAACGGTCAAGTAAGTGATTTGTACAATAACTGACatccattttaatttttttttctattttcctTTACATACGAAAATAATAACCCACAAAAACCACTAATGGTAATGACAGTGATGTGGTGTGATCGCAATGGATTGTTATATTCATAGATTATTTAATGTAATCGAGgtaagaaaataaataaattcaaatataaaacatCACTTCTCATAtcacaacattttttttcaaatttgattcgTTCCCACGATTTCCACAAAATATGagaaacgatcatcatcaccaccatacacacataaacgTTTGGGGATTTTGGACCACACGACGATTGCGGTTATATAacatatgaataataatcaatgaacGGTTCacaaccatcaacaacaacaacaacaacaaagtcaAATGGTAAtacgggaaaaaaatatttacaatATTACGGgattgtatgtatgtaaCATTATATTAATCGGATATGATATAAACTAGGTTCATGATGAAACATGAACGCTGTGTGAGTATGATTGttcgattgttgatgatgagaatatgtttttttttggtctctTTTTGACCagaaaagggaaaaaaaatttcaacataagggtttttttttgcaaacatTGACATGGTCTCAATGGAACAATTAACACTTACTCGACTTacttatttattattattatttcatttcattaagtttttttttcttttctttttttttcaccgaatggtttattcatttgacaATATACGAAATggtcaatgaaaattgtgtAAAACAGTGAGATAGAGAGGGTGTGTGGATGGTCTATAGTAGTTTTATAAAGAGTGTATATATCGGATTATgtataaattattatcgctggtcattcattcttcaccaaaaaataaaatcgcCCATTTGCCGGCaaccaaaatgaattgattttttattactttttaaatgaatatcaatatatgcttatttctttcttttttttcattctattatTAGTAGCCgtaaactatttttttttatttgaatcacACAGTCTCAAAAgttattgatttgaattttttttccgttgttTATCGAATTATGTGGCCCctttatttttgatatttatcattattattattattattattgttatattgTTGGTTATTACACGTGAATAGACGAATAAATGgttgatgaagaagaaaaaaatgagaaattcacacacacacacacacacaatggtaGGTGTGATGAGAGTTTTCAATGGTTCCACAGTAGTATAGTATAGTtccataataaaaacaacatacCATGATACaccattgatttgattttttcatttttttttgactttttcaAATATGTCCCAAAGTCGAATGTCGGTTcagactaaaaaaaaataaaatccagaCGTTACTAGTCGCCAAAGGGAAGtagttcaaaaaaaatgaaggtaa of the Dermatophagoides farinae isolate YC_2012a chromosome 1, ASM2471394v1, whole genome shotgun sequence genome contains:
- the LOC124492036 gene encoding charged multivesicular body protein 7 produces the protein MDKFNRSIKSPVKIIDNSADFIERPYLPDCWNDDKRMDVLFHPFRIREINPEGWDLKMNFWINLINKWCLFDRKVVFTIDEIRQNFNRDERLPHLDCIKLVVSHMKRQNKILFKDDIVNQKKCSESNRTSLLANWALNSLIMKPITFGWNWLSTKDDDGHSNDDKILSIHQDYRLINVETIQIISESIESYIKNIETTCMSYSKFINMVNKNVFDEKKLDEFSMNMVLIYLESQNKIKIYEDAGFKIIKFTNNIQTKDADITLAKLEMVKEILEKEASNMEKRMKTLNDEVHVSITNGNKEKALLLLKRKKRLENRVKEKDLQIDNIEILCSQLLETGSHQLMIKTFQMANDVLKKNSAKIEDVENVMSQMDDILNNQSMINEELNRPIQESTQLELEAELELEEILKEIDDVEKSGEKLTNANRSEQTSDLIEQLSQLSVINDDDKDSIKTKSSNKNPVVLLSE